A single genomic interval of Candidatus Eisenbacteria bacterium harbors:
- a CDS encoding glycosyltransferase codes for MKIAFVVESFPNKDEMSGGVKVSVRRQAESLNREHDVVVFAARTIFPRLARYSKMKEAQGRGGDFRGSEGGMRIYRPPCVHVPLLWKALGPLQLAFWIVIVYSTFERRISLIHAHRCFPVGFAAALAAFLLRRPVVLTTHGSDVNFGLKRDAVGLWISLASKYALRHASIVIAVSNALAGKIVSAGTERNRIRVIPNGAEASLVKSMDKQEARRKLGLPADVRIILLASNLVPVKDPLTMVRAFAILSETVKDVILVILGRGELEETLRREIGLLPASNSVLLKGRRPHEEMPLWLAACDIVALSSLDEGSPLMAVEGFISGKPFVGTAVGGVPEIVSDESLGLLVEPANPSSLAGGLKEALGRKWDKEKLARHGLKYSWENLSKQISQVYAEVCGCVCARTSQEGSSA; via the coding sequence ATGAAGATCGCGTTTGTGGTGGAGAGTTTTCCGAACAAGGACGAGATGAGCGGCGGCGTCAAAGTGAGTGTAAGACGACAAGCCGAGTCCTTGAATCGCGAGCACGACGTGGTCGTCTTTGCTGCCCGCACGATTTTCCCGAGGCTTGCGCGATATTCCAAGATGAAGGAAGCTCAGGGGAGAGGTGGAGATTTCCGCGGCTCGGAAGGCGGCATGAGAATCTACAGACCTCCGTGCGTGCACGTCCCCTTGTTGTGGAAGGCCCTGGGCCCGCTTCAGCTGGCCTTCTGGATCGTCATCGTCTACTCGACCTTCGAGCGAAGGATCTCTCTGATACACGCGCACAGATGCTTTCCCGTCGGCTTTGCCGCGGCTCTTGCCGCCTTTCTCTTGAGGCGCCCCGTCGTCCTCACGACGCACGGCTCGGACGTGAACTTCGGCCTGAAAAGAGACGCCGTGGGCCTCTGGATAAGTCTTGCGAGCAAATACGCCCTGAGGCACGCGTCGATCGTGATCGCGGTGAGCAATGCGCTTGCAGGCAAGATAGTGTCGGCGGGCACAGAGAGAAACAGGATCCGTGTAATCCCAAACGGAGCCGAGGCCTCGCTCGTGAAGTCAATGGACAAGCAGGAGGCCAGGAGAAAGCTGGGGCTTCCGGCGGACGTTCGGATCATTCTTTTGGCGTCGAATCTCGTGCCCGTCAAAGATCCCCTCACGATGGTCAGGGCGTTCGCGATTCTCAGTGAGACCGTGAAGGATGTCATTTTGGTGATTCTTGGAAGGGGCGAGCTCGAGGAGACCCTGCGCAGAGAGATCGGTCTGCTTCCTGCCTCGAATTCCGTTCTACTGAAAGGAAGAAGGCCGCACGAGGAAATGCCTCTGTGGCTCGCGGCGTGCGATATAGTGGCTCTCTCGAGCCTCGACGAAGGTTCTCCCCTCATGGCCGTCGAGGGTTTCATCAGCGGAAAGCCGTTTGTGGGGACGGCGGTCGGTGGGGTGCCGGAAATCGTCTCGGATGAAAGCCTGGGTCTCCTGGTTGAGCCGGCGAATCCTTCGTCGCTGGCCGGAGGTCTCAAAGAAGCATTAGGCAGGAAATGGGACAAGGAGAAGCTGGCACGGCACGGTCTCAAGTATTCGTGGGAGAATCTCAGTAAGCAGATATCCCAGGTGTACGCCGAAGTGTGCGGGTGTGTCTGCGCGAGAACTTCTCAGGAAGGTTCTTCCGCGTGA